The following DNA comes from Fundulus heteroclitus isolate FHET01 chromosome 1, MU-UCD_Fhet_4.1, whole genome shotgun sequence.
TCCTTCCGACCCGGTGGGCCTTCAGAACCACAGTTCTAGAACTGAGTCAGAGTCCGGCAGCAGAAAGAGCGGCTTCTCCATTGTTTACGTCGTTCCTGGAATAACCCTGGACCAaaaccagcagctgcagctaaGGAACGCTCCactcctggttctgctgtcaGACTGTCTCCATCTTTAGAGTTGACTAAATGTCtaccatgtaaaacaaaaacacttgtAACCTGAAATCATAGACGGCAGCATCTCTGATCATAGTTTCTGATCTGAtgcagagcccccccccccatcctgcaGTTCTAGAGGAGCCACAAGGACGCCACCAGTGCATTAGGCTGCAACAGACTACTTTATTGCATCAGCAACATTACAGGGAGACGGTAATGGCAACACAAACATGTGAAAGTAGGAACAGTGTCAATGGAACAATGTAACAGATGCTAGGGAACACAAgtttcaatttttttcttcatttttagtcattaaaaaagttacaaaacatgaaaaaaaacgaCGCAGCCTTTACTAGAatgaatatattaaaaaaaaaggttgtaaacGGGACGATCTCCGTCGCCTAGCGTTGGTCGTTGGTTCGGTTCTCCCGGGGTGCGGCGCAGGCTGCAGTGAGGATCACGAGGAGGCGGGGCTCCCCGCGTCGCTGCTCTCGCTCGCCTGCCGCTgcatcaccatctccttggcgATGCAGGTGATCTGTCCGTTGGTCACCGCACCCGAGACCCCCGCCCTGCCGGAGACAGCGGGGTCAGAGAAGTGTGCAGACACACAGCGGCCATCTTCATGCTCACACTTACTTCTGCTGCGCCTCCTCGGTCAGCGGCGTCATCCCCGGCTGCTTCCCAAAGAAGAAACTGGACCACCAGTGGCCCGAATCCTGCTTGGGGAGACCTGGGGAGACAGAACAACAGCTGACGCAACGTCCCACAGGCAAAGAACGGCGCCACGCCCACCACTGGTGACCTACTTTCCTGTGGTGGGAAGTGAGTAAAATGTCAACCGTCCCTAAACCAGCTGCAGAACTTCCCACCCCCAGCAGGACGACTGATGAGGTCACGCCtcgctgctgctcagactcaaCCCAGGATTGCTAAACGAGAGCTGTGGCTTACTGCCACGACCGGATGGGTGTGGCAGGTCTAAGAAATCTTGCtcctcacagaaaaaaaaaaaaaaagctgatacGGCCCAACGACCCAATCCTCTGACTGTGGCAACAGCAGCACCACCCACACACTGGTGCAACAATTAGACTAGTTTATCTGTATTAAACTGTTCAGCAACAAGACGGAACATCCTACATCACAGAACTGAGGCATAGGTCGGGTTCTGGTACAGAACTTTGGTGTGGCTGCAGGTTAAAATGGGTTCTGTTGGGCGTCATCAACAGTCAGTATCTTACCTGCTGTCAAAAGCTCTCTGAAAATAAAGTATCTGAGGCTGCTTATTCTAGGCTTAACTATGCAACACAGGACCAGATTTGAATTTATAGAAAACAGCTTTACCAATACTGGACAAATCAGCGTCTGCTTTTTCTTTATAAGATATTTACCTGGATGGTGAGGGATGACCTCCCCACTGTACTCCGAACTGCCACAAGAGCTGCTACTGGATGTAGAGCCGATGCGCCCTGCAGGCAGAAGGCGACGAGGGGTTAAGTTTtagacaaaaacacagagaaacccACCAGAGACAGAGACTCACTACGGTAGTAGTCAGTGGTCGCCACGAGGGAACCGCCTGCTGGAATGGCTGCCATTTTTTAGTAGTTGGTCACTGATGGAATTGATGGAAacctgaagaacaaaaaaaatccccgACTGTTACTGAAAGCACCAAATGTGAGCGCAACAAAGATGGCTGctttatttaaactgttctttCAATAGAACTACAGGAAAGTAATTTGAACAAACTTCTTGCCAACCATGAGATAAACATTGTACCAATAACCATCTGAAAGAGCACTGCATTTGAAACCCTGTTGGTTGTTAATgtctacaaaaaaagaaataaacactagTTAGCAGTTTTGATCAGGTTTCTGTAAGTTTTAACTTACATTTGAGGTGATTGTGACTTAAATTTACTAgaacattattattacattGCGTAATGATGGGTTTAGATTTTACCATTTATCCCCTTTATCCCGCAGTCAGAAACACAGATCATGCAATATAAATACAGTGGCAGCTCAGGCACCTCATAaagagtaataaaaataaatataattgtaGCAATGAATAAAGAAACATACAAATTTAAGCCTCGAATACAAATTAAACTCTGGGGAAAATGAGGACTACGgtctaaatttaattaataaaaggtTTGTCTAAGAAGCCTAGCAG
Coding sequences within:
- the ppdpfb gene encoding pancreatic progenitor cell differentiation and proliferation factor B, whose amino-acid sequence is MAAIPAGGSLVATTDYYRRRIGSTSSSSSCGSSEYSGEVIPHHPGLPKQDSGHWWSSFFFGKQPGMTPLTEEAQQKAGVSGAVTNGQITCIAKEMVMQRQASESSDAGSPASS